Below is a window of Calditerrivibrio sp. DNA.
TGATCCCCTTCCCAAACTACAGCCTTCATCTTAACCAGATCTACAACACCCACAAACTTGTCCTCAGACCCTATAGGGATCTGGATTGGGAGAGGCTTTGCACCAAGCCTATCAACCATCATCTTGATGACATTAAAAAAATCGGCGCCTATTCTATCCATTTTATTGACAAAAGCAATCCTGGGCACCCTATACTTATCAGCCTGCCTCCAAACAGTTTCAGACTGAGGCTCAACACCACCAACGGCACAGAAAACAGCACAGGCACCATCCAAAACTTTAAGGGATCTTTCAACTTCTATGGTAAAATCCACATGTCCTGGAGTGTCTATAATGTTTATCCTATACCCATTCCAGAAACATTGGGTCGTAGCAGAAGTAATCGTAATACCTCTTTCCCTCTCCTGCTCCATCCAGTCCATAGTAGCAGTCCCTTCATGGACTTCACCAATTTTATAGTTTACACCAGTATAGTAAAGTATCCTTTCGGTAGTGGTTGTCTTCCCGGCATCAATATGAGCCATTATACCAATGTTTCTCTGTTTTTCTAAAGGATATTGTCTTGGCACATTATCCTCCCATTACCATCTGAAATGGGCAAAAGCTTTATTAGCCTCAGCCATTTTATGCGTATCTTCTCTCTTTTTAACAGCTGCCCCTTTATTCGAATATGCATCCAAGAGTTCTGCTGCCAACCTTTCGGTCATACCCTTTTCCTTTCTATTTCTTGCAGCATTGATAATCCACCTAATCGCAAGAGCCTGCTTTCTATCTGGCCTTACCTCAACAGGAACCTGATAATTTGCACCACCAACCCTTCTAGACTTAACCTCCAATAGTGGCTTTACATTTTCTATAGCCTTCCTAAACACATCAATACCTTCCTCTCCAGTCTTAGCTTTTATAATCTCCATAGCATCATAAAAGATCTTCTCAGCAACAGACTTTTCACCGTCATACATGAGGCTGTTGATAAATTTTGTAACTACAACCTCTCCATAAACTGGATCAGGTAAAACCTCTCTTTTTTTAGCTACTCTTCTCCTGGCCATTTAAACTACCTCTCACTTCTTAGCTTTTTTTACGCCATACTTAGAACGGCTCTTATTCCTGTTCTTCACGCCTGCAGTATCAAGGGTACCCCTTATTATCTTATAACGGATACCTGGCAAGTCCTTTACCCTACCACCTCTTACAAGAACAACAGAGTGCTCCTGCAGATTGTGTCCAATACCGGGAATATATGCTGTTACTTCTATCCCGTTCACCAATCTTACCCTTGCCACCTTTCTCAACGCAGAGTTCGGCTTCTTTGGTGTAGTAGTATACACCCTTACACACACCCCTCTCTTTTGGGGGTTGTTCTTCAGAGCAGGTGATTTTGTTTTATTCAAAACAGCCTCTCTGCCACGTCTAACTAACTGATTCAATGTTGGCACTTAGCACCTCCAATTTTATCTACACAACATTTATATATTTAAACACACTTATACCTTTTAAAGAGCTTATCAATATAGAGAAACATTTTTAAAGTGTCAAGTTTTTTTTATGCTTTCTTCTTCCATTAGTTTTACCCTTTATGCTCTGAGACTTTCTGCTAAAAAATATAATCTTTCTACTGATACTAAGCCTAATGTGAACTGACTCCGAGAGTTACTACCCCTTATAAAATATCGTCAACAAGTTCCACTGTATATTTACAAAACTGAAAGCTAACGAAAGCATCAAATAACTTTTTGGTTCATCTACCTGTATTATCCTTCCCAAATACAAACAAACACAAAATCTTTATTTCTATTGATATTGTATTTTTATTTTTTCTTTGCTAATATGAAAATATGATTATCGACAGACATATCGGACTCTACACTGATCTATATGAACTTACTATGGCACAGGGTTTTTATCTAAGCGGTTTACATAATAAACTGGCCGTTTTTGACTATTTTTTTAGAAAATCCCCTTTTAGAGGCAGTTATGCTATCTTTGCCGGGCTTGAGGATCTGTTAGACTTAGTTGAAAACTTTAAATTTGATAGTGATGACATAGAATATTTACGAAAATTGAATTTCCACGAAGACTTTTTAAAATATCTCAAAGCCTTCAGATTTACAGGAGATATCTACTCAGTAAATGAGGGTGAGGTTGTATTCCCCTTTGAACCTATTCTAAGGGTACATGCCCCAATTATCGAAGCACAAGTTTTGGAAACCATAATACTAAATATACTAAATTTTGAAACCCTTATAGCGACCAAAGCATCAAGACTTAAATATGCTGCAAAGGACAAGCTAATTATAGATTTTGGACTCAGAAGGGCTCAAGGCTTCGGTGGTATCCATGGAAGTAGAGCTGCAATCATAGGCGGTGCAGCGACCACATCAAATGTCTACAGCTCCATGCTATTTGGTCTTAAGCCATCCGGAACAATGGCACATTCCTGGATCCAAAGCTTTGAATCGGAGTTTGATGCTTTTAAAACCTTCGCTGATATATATGGTAGCAAAACCGTATTACTCCTTGACACCTATGACACCCTTAAAAGTGGTATAAAGAATGCGATCAAAATAGCCAAATACCTTGAATCCAAATCTGAAAAACTATTCGGTGTACGCCTTGATAGTGGTGATTTACTCCATTTATCCATTGAATGTAGAAAACTTTTAGATGAAAATGGATTAAATTATGTAAAAATAATCGCCTCTAACATGTTGGATGAATTTATCATCGATGATTTAGTCAGCAAAGGAGCACCTATAGATA
It encodes the following:
- a CDS encoding nicotinate phosphoribosyltransferase; this translates as MIIDRHIGLYTDLYELTMAQGFYLSGLHNKLAVFDYFFRKSPFRGSYAIFAGLEDLLDLVENFKFDSDDIEYLRKLNFHEDFLKYLKAFRFTGDIYSVNEGEVVFPFEPILRVHAPIIEAQVLETIILNILNFETLIATKASRLKYAAKDKLIIDFGLRRAQGFGGIHGSRAAIIGGAATTSNVYSSMLFGLKPSGTMAHSWIQSFESEFDAFKTFADIYGSKTVLLLDTYDTLKSGIKNAIKIAKYLESKSEKLFGVRLDSGDLLHLSIECRKLLDENGLNYVKIIASNMLDEFIIDDLVSKGAPIDIYGVGTNLIVGKNDAALDGVYKLISLDGEPKMKISNDPEKVLLPGIKNIVRYYKDGKFKKDIIALDDKAKSSQEEHEVLLKPVLVSGKKIYPKKPIYTIADYTTKRLSLLSDKVKDLYKPVKYNVSVCTSVLRLRKDIINSLSGGYNESPIDN
- the rpsL gene encoding 30S ribosomal protein S12 — encoded protein: MPTLNQLVRRGREAVLNKTKSPALKNNPQKRGVCVRVYTTTPKKPNSALRKVARVRLVNGIEVTAYIPGIGHNLQEHSVVLVRGGRVKDLPGIRYKIIRGTLDTAGVKNRNKSRSKYGVKKAKK
- the rpsG gene encoding 30S ribosomal protein S7, which encodes MARRRVAKKREVLPDPVYGEVVVTKFINSLMYDGEKSVAEKIFYDAMEIIKAKTGEEGIDVFRKAIENVKPLLEVKSRRVGGANYQVPVEVRPDRKQALAIRWIINAARNRKEKGMTERLAAELLDAYSNKGAAVKKREDTHKMAEANKAFAHFRW